DNA from Xanthomonas hyacinthi:
TCCATTTCAGCGCGGCGCGGGCGCCGGTGTTGTCGTAACCCGATCCGCCGCCGGAGGGCCCGACGTTCTCGATCGCGCCATCGCTGTGCTCGGCATAGGCCACGGTACGCAACGCCATGTCCGGACCCAGCGGCAGATTGGCCACGCCCTGGGCCCGGCGCGTATCGAAACGGCTGTAGTCCAGCGTTCCCTTGAGCAGCACGTGATCCGGATCCGGTTGCGCGCTGACGATGTTGATCGAGCCGCCCAGGGAGTTGCGGCCGCTGAGCGTGCCCTGCGGGCCGCGCAGCACCTCGATGCGTTCGATGTCGATCAGCTTGGAGGAGAGGATCGCGTTGGAATTGATCGCGCCGTAGCCGACGTCGTCGACGCTGACCGAGATCACTTCGTACTTGCCGCCGGAGAACTTGCTGATGCCGCGAAAAGACACCGTCTTTCCATAGAACGCGCCGGAGTTCACGAAGGTCGCGTTGGGCACCGAGAAGATATAGTCCTCGACCTCGTTGATGCGCCGCGCCTCCAATTCCTCGGCACCAATGGCGGTGATGCTGATCGGCACTTCCATGATCGACTGGGTGCGCATCTGCGCGGTGACCACCACGCTATCCAGTTCGGTGGGCTTGGACGGATGCTCTGCGGACCGGTCCTCGGTCGCTGCGTCTGCGGTGGCCTGGGTCTGCTGCGCCTGCGCCGCCGCGCAGGCCAGCGCCAGGGACAGCAGCGTGGCGGGAGGGAGAATATGGCCTTGGCGACAGCGTGGGAAAACGCGGCAACACGATGACGCGTGCGACATGGAAATCCCCTTTCGTGGCTGGATCGATCGGTCTGGATACGATGAGCCACACGTCCTGGTTTCGGCCCAGTTGCAGGCTAGGGTCCTGTTGTCATCGCACGCTTTGCGTCCCGGCGGAGCCAGTTTGCATTTCGGCCGCCATGTGTCGGTCCTCGCGCCGGCGCGCAGGAGTCACCGTGGCTGCGCGCCCGCGCGCGCCTGCCACCACCTGCGCACGCTGGAGGCATCGTGTGGCCGCAAGGCCGATTGTCGTGCGAACACGCGGCCGGGATAGCCGTTGTCCTGGCCCTTGAGCGCATGGTCGAGAAACGCCAAGACCAGGTCGTTGGTCGCAGCGACTCCGGTCTCGCCGTCCTGCTCGCCGTATATCCTGCCGCGCACCGGCATGCGCGCCGACAGCGGCAGATCGGTCAGGCCCAGGTGGCGTTCGCCGACCACCCGCACCCGCACCACGTCCGCACGCTCGCCGATACGGTCCCAGCGCTCATAGGCGTAGTCCATGATGGTCGAATGCGGCACGCCGGTACCGGCCCCGAACAGCGGATACCGCTCGAAGTCCGAGTGCAGCAACAGCAACGGCACGCGGATGTCGGCATCCCACAGCGACCAGTCGAATTCTTCGCCGTCCATGTTGACCGCGGCCACGCAGCGGCGATCGTGGTGACAGGCCGAGGCCGACGTGGTGCCGCCGAAGGACATGCCCGCGAACGCCAGCCGCGACAGATCGGCCGCATCGCCCAGCGCCGCCACGGCTGCGGGCAGCCGCCGCTGCTGCAGCGTGTCGACCAGAAAGCCGATGTCCGCGCGCCAAGCGTTGAAGCTGCGCATCACCCGATGGTGGTCGAAGTCGTGGTGGTAGCGGGCCATCGCCGCGTAGTGGGCGTCGTGGCTGTGCGCCTTCCAGAAGGCCAGCATGCCCGCGGTGGGCACCGTGGCCGCGGCCTTGGCCGGACTAGTCGGGATGCGCGTGCCGTCGGCGAAGGTGTATGCGCCCGCGTCGTAGGGGTGGCCGATGCTGAAGACCAGGTAGCCGTGGCTAGCCAGGCGTTCCATCAATGCGGTGTTCTGCCCAGGCCAGCCCCAGTAGCCGTGATTGAAGACGACCACCGGCCAGCGCGACTGTGCGGTGGACAACGGCGCATCGGGGCGCGAATGCGTGGGGACTTGGCGCAGGTGGTCGAACGCGAAACCGTACATGCCCCAGTTGCGCGCCACCGAGCGCGCCAGTTCGCGCTCGTCGCCGGTGAAGTAGTTCCTTGGCCGTTCGCCGCCGGCGGTGGCCGGATACCATGCCCATACCACGATCCGGCGCGCTGCCTGCGGCGGATCCTCCATGACCCCCAGGCGCGAACGGTCGGTCAGCTCGAAGTGGCGGGTGCCTACCGCATACGGGCCGTCCGGCGACGGCAGGGCGAACAGCGGGCAAAGCCACAGCGCCAGCGCGGACGCCATCAGCGCCGTCGCGCCGGTTGCGCCCAGCAGCCGGCCGAGCACGCGCTGCCAGCGTCGATCCCGCAGCAGGAACGGCGCGGCCAGCAGCGGTGCCGCCAGCAGCGCCGGCCACATCTGCCAGCGGCCGTGCCACAGCGCGTACGCCGCGCTCGCCAGCGCACCGCCCAGCAGCCACAGCGCTGACTTCCTGCGCGGGCTGCGCATCCACCATAGCGCCACGGCGACGCTTGCAAGCAGCAAGGCCAGTGCTTCGGAAATCAGCATGAGCGGTTCCTTGGGATCGCGGCAGAGCCTGGGACAGGCGGACCACGGTGGTTATGAGCGTTGCCGGCACCATACGCTTGGCGCGCGATCGCCATCGGCGGTTCAGTGCGCGGCAACGGCGGTGAAGGGTGCATCGCCCTGGCGACGCACTACCTGGCCGGGACGCGCAGGCAATGCGTGGCCGGCGGCGAATACCGTCTGGCCGGCGACCCAGACCTGCGCGATACCCACCGACTGCGCTGCGGGATTCTCGAGCGTGGCGCGGTCGGCTACGGTGTCCGGATCGAACAGCACCAAGTCGGCCCAGGCGCCGGGACGGATGACCCCGCGGTCGGTGATGCCTAGGTGCGCGGCCGCCAGCCCGGTCATGCGGTGCACCGCCTGCTCCAGCGACAGCACGCCGCGCTCGCGGACATAGCGCCCCAAGACGCGGGTGAACGTGCCGTGCCCGCGCGGATGGCCCAACTCGAAGCCGTCCGAACACACATTGCTGTGCGGCCAGCGCAGGAACGTGGCGACGTCGTCCTCGCTCATGCTGGTGCCGATCACGGCCTCGACCTTGCCCAGCTCAAGCTCGCTGGCGTGCGTGCGCTCATAGGCGGCCAAGGTCTTCTCCATGCCGATGTAGGCGGTGACGGGATCCTGTCCGCGCGCCTGCGCGATCTGCGCGATGCTGCGGCCCTGCAGCGAAGGATCCGGCCTGAACAACGCGACGCGGAGTTCCTCCGGTGGCGTGGACTCGGCGAAATTGAACGCCAGGCCCCGGCGGTCGTCGTAGTCCTTGTTGGGAAACATGATGCGCATCGTCGTTTGCCAGTACGTGTAGGGATACACGTCGGCGCTGAGGTCGATGCCTTCGGCGCGCGCCTGGTCGAGCTTGCGCAAGATCGCGTCCGCCTGTCCCCAGCGCTTGCGCACGGCGATCTTGAGGTGGGAAATCTGCACCGGCATGCCGGTGCGGCGGCCGACCAGGATCGCCTCGTCGATCGCGCTGTCCAGCTCGAACGCCTCGTTGCGCACGTGGCTGATGTAGCGACCGCCGCGGCGTGCGGCCACCTGCGCCAGCGCCACGACCTCCTCGGTGGTGGAAAAGGCGCCGGGCTCGTACATCAGCCCAGTGGACAGGCCGAACGCACCGGCTTCCATGTCGGCCTCGAGCAGGCGGCTCATACCGGCGATCTCGCGTTCGCTGGCCGGACGCCGCGCGTCGGTGCCCAGCACCTGCGCGCGCAGCGTATTGTGCCCGGAGTAGCTGCCGAGGTTGACCGCCAGCGGGTTGGCCTGCAGCCGCTCGAAGAGGCTCGCCAGAGGCGTCTGCGAAAACCCGTCCTGGCCCACGATCAGGGTGGTGACGCCCTGGCTGGTCACCGTCGCCATGTCCGGCCGCTCGAACATGCCGGCATCGTGGTGGCTGTGGGTGTCGATGAAGCCTGGCGCCAGCACTAGGCCCCGGCCGTCCACGCGCGGCTCGCCGGGCGCGGGCCGCAGCCGGCCCACCGCCACGATCCTGCCGTCGGCGATCCGCACCGCGCCCGCATAGGCCGGTGCGCCTGTGCCGTCGACGATCATCACGCGGTCGATCACGGTGGTGGCGGCGCACGCGGTAGCGGCCGGCAGTAGCGGCAGCAGCGCCATCGGCAGGCAGCGAAGCATGCGCGGGATCTTCGGCTCCAGGCATCGGCGGATTCGCGCCAGGCCCCCGACTCCGCCATCGCCAGGGCGCGGGCGATGGCGGGGCGCATGAGCACGGCAAGTCACGACCCGTGGCCACGCGCAGGGTCCGGCATCGGTGGCGGTACTTGCCGCCGGAAGCGCGTCCATCGCGCCTGCGATCTCCATCAGCGCTTCGCCCCGCGCCGGCGCAACGAAGGCCGCCA
Protein-coding regions in this window:
- a CDS encoding N-acyl-D-amino-acid deacylase family protein translates to MLRCLPMALLPLLPAATACAATTVIDRVMIVDGTGAPAYAGAVRIADGRIVAVGRLRPAPGEPRVDGRGLVLAPGFIDTHSHHDAGMFERPDMATVTSQGVTTLIVGQDGFSQTPLASLFERLQANPLAVNLGSYSGHNTLRAQVLGTDARRPASEREIAGMSRLLEADMEAGAFGLSTGLMYEPGAFSTTEEVVALAQVAARRGGRYISHVRNEAFELDSAIDEAILVGRRTGMPVQISHLKIAVRKRWGQADAILRKLDQARAEGIDLSADVYPYTYWQTTMRIMFPNKDYDDRRGLAFNFAESTPPEELRVALFRPDPSLQGRSIAQIAQARGQDPVTAYIGMEKTLAAYERTHASELELGKVEAVIGTSMSEDDVATFLRWPHSNVCSDGFELGHPRGHGTFTRVLGRYVRERGVLSLEQAVHRMTGLAAAHLGITDRGVIRPGAWADLVLFDPDTVADRATLENPAAQSVGIAQVWVAGQTVFAAGHALPARPGQVVRRQGDAPFTAVAAH